A genomic window from Fusarium falciforme chromosome 2, complete sequence includes:
- a CDS encoding Beta-galactosidase, with amino-acid sequence MSDVQVHPKSLPDWNNIDVIHRNTLPPRSNFYLYNAETDALTRDVTKAKALCLSGTWKFNLSKSPFEGPDKFHDRNFDASEFSDIQVPGMWQLQGHGKGPHYTNVDYPFPVDPPNVPFADNECGRYITTFTLDDSFIDHHLRLRFEGVDSSFSLWINGTYVGYSQGSRNPSEFDVTELVDIDGKNVLAVEVYQWCDGSYLEDQDQWWLSGIFRDVYLHAFPKTHLNDFQVATELDDKFEDATLRVHVELSGSSAVELKLLDHEGGGVLRHTKNISGKDIFELRVKGPKKWTAETPYLYTLVLNIGEKSSVAHRIGFRTAGLIKGAFCVNGQPIKIRGANRHEHHPDHGRAVPYEFMKQDLLIMKRHNLNAIRTCHQPSDPRLYDLADELGFWVLDEADLECHGFWSTGGDPASFTSDNPVWEDQYVDRARQMVARDKNHACVFMWSLGNEAFYGRNHKAMYKCIKEIDSTRLVHYEQDYEAETVDIYSRMYSSVDEIVEKFAEAEEWAKPLVLCEFIHAMGNGPGNIKEYIEAFYKYPRLMGGWVWEWANHGLRTKTKDGEEYMAYGGDFGDEPNDYNFIMDGVLFSNHTPTPGLIEYAKAVEPVQTLSLDGNKVTIVNRYDYIGLEHLKATWKIVADGKTVPGKEIEIPSGIEPHTQATLTLDGYDESLLSDITGEAYLHLSFVIREDTNWAKAGHQVAFGQLQTSKPESIAALRSLGSGTPTVEQVSPSLLVVRSSTGGSTWDINLAAGALTSWTRSGVELLTTPITMDFYRALTDNDRGGHGKEWQERRLHQTSHHVRQVQWHTDSNTVQVQVTGRIAPPVLAWAVDVVTTYDFHGDALRIHVHGKPHGLRLPETFARIGITVGLDGVSDVKWWGRGPGESYVDKKLSQGFGNWSASVDDLWVDYEFPQDGGNRTDVRWVEFVGSQGRVLRARFGDLEGASFSAMPYTTRDVDESTHPYELRKKKKREDAIVRLDWKHHGLGTASCGPATMPEYQLRTDKEFDFEILLD; translated from the exons ATGTCCGACGTGCAAGTTCATCCGAAATCACTACCCGATTGGAACAACATCGACGTCATCCACCGCAACACCCTCCCTCCTCGAAGCAACTTTTACCTCTACAACGCCGAGACCGATGCCTTGACTCGCGATGTCACCAAGGCAAAGGCCCTCTGCCTCTCCGGAACCTGGAAGTTCAACCTCTCCAAGTCTCCATTTGAAGGCCCAGACAAGTTCCACGACCGTAATTTTGATGCCTCCGAGTTCAGCGACATCCAAGTCCCTGGGATGTGGCAgcttcaaggccatggaaAGGGCCCTCACTATACCAATGTCGATTACCCATTCCCGGTAGATCCGCCCAACGTGCCATTTGCAGACAACGAATGTGGACGGTACATCACTACCTTCACGCTCGATGACAGCTTCATAGATCACCACCTGCGTCTGCGCTTCGAGGGCGTGGACTCCTCATTCTCCCTGTGGATCAATGGCACCTACGTCGGCTATTCCCAAGGCTCTAGGAACCCGAGCGAGTTTGACGTAACGGAGTTGGTCGATATTGACGGGAAAAATGTACTCGCAGTAGAGGTCTACCAGTGGTGCGATGGAAGCTACCTCGAGGACCAGGATCAGTGGTGGCTCAGCGGCATCTTCAGGGATGTTTACTTGCATGCCTTTCCTAAGACTCATCTCAATGACTTCCAGGTCGCTACTGAACTTGATGATAAGTTTGAAGATGCTACCCTAAGAGTTCACGTCGAGTTGAGTGGCTCTTCGGCTGTTGAGCTCAAGCTGCTTGATCACGAAGGTGGAGGGGTTCTGCGACATACGAAGAACATTTCGGGCAAAGACATTTTCGAGCTGCGAGTCAAAGGTCCAAAGAAATGGACTGCAGAGACCCCGTACCTCTACACACTCGTCCTCAACATAGGCGAAAAGAGCAGCGTGGCTCATCGCATCGGTTTTCGCACCGCGGGACTGATCAAGGGGGCCTTCTGCGTCAACGGCCAACCCATCAAGATCCGAGGCGCAAACCGACATGAACATCACCCTGACCATGGAAGAGCCGTGCCGTACGAGTTCATGAAGCAAGACCTCTTGATCATGAAGCGACACAATCTCAACGCGATCAGAACCTGTCATCAGCCCAGTGACCCACGACTCTACGACCTGGCTGACGAACTCGGCTTCTGGGTTCTCGACGAAGCAGATCTAGAATGCCACGGCTTTTGGTCAACAGGCGGCGATCCCGCGTCTTTCACTTCAGACAACCCAGTTTGGGAAGATCAGTACGTGGATCGCGCCAGACAGATGGTCGCCCGCGACAAGAACCATGCCTGCGTCTTCATGTGGTCTCTCGGGAACGAAGCCTTTTATGGACGGAACCACAAAGCCATGTACAAGTGTATCAAGGAGATAGATTCTACGCGATTGGTGCACTACGAGCAGGATTACGAGGCTGAGACGGTTGACATCTATAGTCGCATGTATTCCAGTGTTGATGAGATTGTGGAGAAGTTTGCGGAAGCAGAGGAGTGGGCGAAGCCTCTCGTTCTGTGCGAGTTCATCCACGCAATGGGAAATGGACCGGGAAATATCAAGGAGTATATCGAGGCGTTTTACAAGTACCCGCGATTGATGGGAGGATGGGTGTGGGAGTGGGCGAACCACGGACTCCGTACCAAGACAAAGGACGGGGAGGAGTACATGGCATATGGGGGCGACTTTGGCGACGAACCGAACGATTACAACTTCATCATGGATGGCGTGTTGTTCTCGAATCACACGCCCACGCCTGGCCTGATTGAGTATGCCAAGGCTGTTGAGCCGGTTCAAACGCTTTCGCTAGACGGCAACAAGGTGACGATTGTCAATCGCTACGACTATATCGGGCTGGAGCATCTCAAAGCTACTTGGAAGATTGTTGCTGACGGCAAAACTGTACCTGGCAAAGAGATCGAGATACCTAGCG GCATCGAGCCTCACACACAGGCAACCCTAACTTTAGACGGTTATGATGAGTCTCTTCTAAGTGACATCACAGGTGAAGCCTATCTTCATCTAAGCTTCGTCATAAGGGAGGACACAAACTGGGCAAAGGCCGGCCACCAGGTCGCCTTTGGCCAACTTCAGACCTCCAAACCTGAGTCCATCGCTGCACTGCGATCCTTGGGCTCCGGAACACCAACCGTGGAACAAGTATCCCCGTCTCTACTCGTCGTTCGGTCATCGACTGGAGGCTCGACATGGGACATCAATCTCGCTGCTGGCGCCCTCACAAGCTGGACGCGTTCTGGCGTTGAACTCCTCACGACTCCCATCACGATGGACTTTTACCGCGCCCTCACTGACAACGATCGCGGCGGCCACGGAAAAGAATGGCAAGAGCGTCGCCTACACCAAACGTCTCACCACGTGCGACAAGTCCAATGGCACACCGACTCAAACacagtccaagtccaagtcacCGGCCGCATCGCGCCGCCCGTCCTAGCCTGGGCCGTCGACGTCGTCACCACGTACGACTTCCACGGTGACGCTCTCCGCATTCATGTGCATGGTAAACCGCACGGATTGCGGTTGCCCGAGACGTTTGCGCGGATCGGCATCACGGTTGGGTTGGACGGTGTATCTGATGTGAAGTGGTGGGGACGAGGACCGGGGGAGTCGTATGTGGACAAGAAGCTTTCGCAAGGCTTTGGGAATTGGAGTGCGAGTGTGGATGATCTGTGGGTGGACTACGAGTTTCCTCAGGATGGAGGTAATCGGACGGATGTACGGTGGGTAGAGTTTGTGGGGAGTCAAGGACGTGTGTTAAGGGCCAGGTTTGGGGATCTTGAAGGTGCAAGTTTCTCGGCGATGCCTTATACCACGAGGGACGTGGATGAGAGCACGCATCCGTATGAGCtccggaagaagaagaagagggaggaTGCGATCGTGAGGTTGGATTGGAAGCATCACGGACTGGGAACTGCGTCTTGTGGGCCGGCCACTATGCCGGAGTATCAGTTACGGACTGACAAGGAGTTTGACTTTGAGATACTCCTGGACTAG
- a CDS encoding HET domain-containing protein, producing the protein MASPYRRIQSAAGDIRILIVQPGQLQDPLKCHLEVARLSLDQGSKPENLQSYEAISYCWGDPTPCKPCDLDGISVKIPVSASEVIHRFRLPDVPRRIWIDALCINQQDITERGEQVSLMGAVYSQCTRCLIWLGPDTDNTAKTAFDTVDKVCHAAREADRESKDPMVEMLSMLSSTSFTRLVFNASFEQRLKGKRGEPVFNLEDTQQDLFRLLRRPWFQRKWVFQEAVLASESTVYCGTETRPLSSILGAGHSLYRHRAWSHTREEFLMIRDLHLLWSYFSPETNDELPVDSRTLVALLAFLRTKFSTDPKDAVFSVLGLLKRNEQTNASFQALLKADYRRSLSDILASATKYAIIETQTLDVLRFVRPRLNEDAEASQIPSWVPRWHLRHEDIEMGVNRMGPNGEFVSDAKLELIDPHDVSVLKCRGEIIDDICYRFDAPSKDVVKGASALATFFKSMRSLFRRDILSQVFESTAIDDTQARRIRNAILPNQMYSADEESAVISSTLMMGRQYPMQEYRGEETSDFVLLEKYLDEPGLVLPTLPDDEVIPTSTFKDRSPGEQAFVRFAMVMRLALHHRAFFTTSRGLIGIGPSTMEVCDVIAMLHGFPSPVVLRPKGDGYEFLESCFVHGLMGGRDEWPAGVVAKEEIISIR; encoded by the exons ATGGCAAGCCCTTATCGGCGCATTCAAAGCGCAGCCGGAGATATCAGGATCTTGATAGTCCAACCCGGCCAGCTTCAAGATCCATTAAAATGTCACCTCGAGGTTGCCCGCCTCTCACTCGACCAGGGATCCAAGCCCGAGAATCTTCAAAGCTACGAAGCAATTTCATACTGTTGGGGCGATCCAACTCCTTGCAAGCCATGCGATCTGGACGGTATCAGCGTCAAGATCCCTGTCAGCGCATCAGAAGTCATCCATCGTTTCCGCCTCCCCGATGTTCCCCGAAGGATATGGATAGATGCCCTCTGTATCAACCAGCAAGATATCACCGAGCGCGGAGAGCAGGTATCCCTCATGGGTGCCGTGTACTCGCAGTGTACTCGATGTTTAATCTGGCTGGGTCCTGACACTGACAACACGGCTAAGACGGCTTTTGACACCGTGGATAAAGTGTGCCATGCCGCGAGGGAGGCTGATCGAGAGTCCAAGGATCCCATGGTTGAGATGCTATCCATGCTATCGTCGACGAGCTTTACCCGTTTAGTCTTTAACGCGTCGTTTGAACAGAGACTTAAAGGAAAGAGAGGGGAGCCTGTATTCAACCTCGAGGATACGCAGCAAGACCTGTTCCGGCTTTTGCGGCGACCATGGTTCCAGAGGAAATGG GTCTTTCAAGAAGCAGTCTTGGCCTCAGAGTCAACAGTCTACTGTGGAACCGAAACAAGGCCCCTATCCTCGATACTCGGAGCAGGCCACAGTCTCTATCGGCACCGTGCATGGTCTCATACTCGAGAAGAATTCTTGATGATCCGTGACCTCCATCTGCTCTGGAGCTATTTCTCGCCGGAAACAAATGACGAGCTTCCTGTGGATTCAAGAACCCTAGTCGCCTTGTTGGCCTTCTTGCGGACAAAGTTTTCCACGGACCCAAAAGATGCCGTTTTCTCTGTCCTTGGCCTGCTAAAGAGGAACGAGCAAACGAATGCCTCTTTCCAAGCTCTGCTCAAGGCAGATTATCGACGCTCCCTCAGTGACATCCTCGCCTCAGCGACAAAATACGCCATCATCGAAACACAGACGCTTGATGTGCTCAGATTCGTCCGGCCAAGATTAAACGAAGACGCGGAAGCCTCCCAGATTCCGTCTTGGGTTCCAAGATGGCATCTTCGGCATGAGGATATAGAGATGGGTGTCAACAGGATGGGTCCTAACGGGGAGTTTGTTTCCGATGCGAAGCTCGAACTCATCGATCCTCATGATGTTTCTGTGCTCAAGTGCCGAGGGGAGATCATCGACGACATATGTTATCGGTTTGATGCACCCAGCAAAGATGTGGTTAAGGGTGCATCAGCGCTGGCGACCTTTTTCAAGAGCATGCGATCTCTTTTCCGTCGAGATATCCTCAGTCAGGTTTTTGAGAGCACGGCGATCGATGACACCCAAGCTAGGCGCATACGCAATGCTATCTTGCCTAACCAAATGTACTCGGCAGATGAAGAGTCGGCGGTGATATCGTCGACACTGATGATGGGACGCCAATATCCCATGCAAGAGTACAGAGGCGAAGAGACCAGCGATTTTGTGCTTCTTGAAAAGTACCTCGACGAACCCGGACTTGTGCTTCCAACTTTGCCAGACGACGAAGTTAtaccaacatcaacattcAAAGATAGGTCACCTGGCGAGCAAGCATTTGTGAGATTCGCAATGGTCATGCGACTCGCCCTACATCACCGAGCCTTCTTCACCACGAGCCGCGGGCTGATAGGCATTGGACCGAGTACAATGGAGGTTTGTGATGTTATTGCGATGTTGCATGGGTTTCCTTCGCCTGTTGTGCTTAGACCTAAGGGGGATGGGTATGAGTTTCTTGAGAGTTGTTTTGTGCATGGGTTGATGGGAGGTCGGGATGAATGGCCAGCTGGAGTTGTGGCGAAAGAGGAGATCATTTCGATTCGATAG